Proteins encoded together in one Vulcanisaeta thermophila window:
- a CDS encoding DUF499 domain-containing protein encodes MSLVKALAEGKVSSAVDVYEVYRVLFKGEKPQPAYEPYCDSEKFFSITYVTPAFKQYLMDFLSKLSKNESEVYLMPAILGAGKSHFLALVLHVIKLYSICSGVGDCIRRKLASYGIDINAPNLNRVPAVYVFHGQYEIRDEGKELMEVWDKEKLRGILRNKSPVVLIFDETQYFESKIRDFPLWIQMLAEVVRDIPGVFLFVSFSLFPGEKPELSVSKSQDAVKRVSPVLVSLDTVNNIAFIFRRWAGLSVGNVDATPLKGVVDDKFMIDFSKRVSETYPFNPLFLDVMLQLANESIIERTRVQLTRELLRTLARAYLNVNKGELVVFTHLPEPDELLVIGGPYAGFWNALLNVYRQDVERIRDYAKNSNDPHFEKVAISALRHVLLITFLNKLLPSPMAYPSEDEIIVGSYNGVDVKPTDIRGFLQSVVSLGLHIERLSGNRYIYWYIGDVTDAINKAILKFGDDKALDFVANQIASMLRDKVGVFSNVYISGLSELGPFGKVRVVPKDRWDELLRDSDNSVLAVDILDFGIPSKRNNLVVIGHDDKADIPMVVREILGEIYREPSDLKRAVIELSKAVMAVDDVKENLYDYFAGLFGIDDETLKKEFEDLLRNRLETWRKRIEQALSSAIMAWLRPAFVGFRDVRNNRFNRLDDFIRDLSKSKRDDEGKLVEQLFESGIISWNSFVKLGDLWSMYLNNDGFPAIPISFNEFVRLVKDYCDGGCNCIYEVGDRVHWLSEDGCDKTILSRGDVRNVGLVPVIAGKRVNEWAIERYLNQLAQERDKRYVIVYKKPTGEEVRRSVYDLLVYRDDWIYLKDGRIEVERGLGKQIAVLVDNIPTAVVERQPDSDINVVVETDANIDSVIYKINNVEKKLEVNGRTASFKVKVPREPGRYDLNLDIIFKDGSRDSRAIIVNVKGKCRKLETVYRLSQGDLIKSIQVNNTGVADDLVNYLLRRNIAFTIRLSTKKEEPNEELSLSARFVIKDRNSGDKVVRLLRAVGSVNPLIDGVFEFDNAIEVDSDMVMWFKNRSGIVFKVERETEC; translated from the coding sequence ATGAGTTTAGTTAAGGCTCTTGCTGAGGGTAAGGTTAGTTCTGCCGTGGATGTTTACGAGGTTTATAGGGTATTGTTTAAGGGTGAGAAGCCTCAGCCTGCTTATGAGCCGTATTGTGATTCGGAGAAGTTCTTTTCGATAACTTACGTTACGCCTGCGTTTAAGCAGTATTTAATGGATTTCCTTAGTAAGCTCAGTAAGAATGAGTCTGAGGTTTATTTAATGCCTGCGATTCTTGGTGCTGGTAAGTCTCATTTTTTGGCCCTGGTTCTTCATGTAATTAAGCTTTATAGTATTTGTAGTGGTGTTGGTGATTGTATCAGGAGGAAGTTGGCTAGTTACGGCATAGACATCAATGCGCCAAATCTGAACAGGGTACCTGCTGTGTATGTTTTTCATGGTCAGTATGAGATTAGGGATGAGGGGAAGGAATTAATGGAGGTTTGGGACAAGGAGAAGTTGAGGGGTATTTTGCGTAATAAGTCGCCAGTGGTGTTGATTTTCGATGAGACGCAGTATTTTGAAAGTAAGATACGTGATTTTCCGTTGTGGATTCAAATGTTGGCTGAGGTTGTTAGGGATATCCCTGGTGTTTTTCTATTTGTTTCATTCTCCCTATTCCCTGGTGAGAAACCTGAGCTTTCTGTGAGTAAGTCTCAGGATGCCGTTAAGAGGGTTAGTCCTGTTTTGGTTTCCCTGGACACTGTTAATAATATTGCGTTTATTTTCAGGCGTTGGGCTGGATTGTCTGTTGGTAATGTTGATGCGACGCCGTTGAAGGGCGTTGTTGATGATAAGTTTATGATAGATTTCAGCAAAAGAGTTAGCGAGACTTACCCGTTTAACCCCTTATTTTTAGATGTAATGCTACAACTTGCTAATGAGTCGATCATCGAGAGGACCCGTGTTCAATTAACTAGGGAGCTTTTGCGTACATTAGCCCGTGCCTATCTTAATGTTAATAAGGGAGAATTGGTGGTTTTTACGCATTTACCTGAGCCTGACGAACTTTTAGTGATTGGTGGTCCTTATGCTGGTTTTTGGAATGCTCTGCTTAATGTCTATAGACAGGATGTGGAGAGGATTAGGGATTATGCGAAGAACAGTAATGATCCTCATTTCGAGAAAGTGGCTATTTCTGCGCTTAGGCATGTGTTATTGATTACGTTTCTCAATAAATTGTTGCCCAGCCCTATGGCATATCCCTCTGAGGATGAGATTATTGTGGGTAGTTATAACGGAGTTGATGTCAAGCCTACGGATATAAGGGGTTTCTTGCAATCAGTTGTGAGCTTGGGTTTACATATTGAGAGGTTAAGTGGTAATAGGTATATTTATTGGTATATTGGTGATGTAACTGATGCGATTAATAAGGCTATTTTGAAGTTCGGTGATGATAAGGCGCTGGATTTTGTTGCTAATCAGATTGCCTCTATGTTGAGGGATAAGGTGGGTGTGTTTTCTAATGTATATATTTCAGGGTTAAGTGAGTTAGGTCCTTTTGGTAAGGTGCGTGTTGTGCCTAAGGATAGGTGGGATGAGCTTCTTAGGGATTCTGATAATTCTGTGTTGGCTGTGGATATTCTTGATTTTGGTATTCCTAGTAAACGTAATAATCTCGTGGTTATAGGTCATGATGATAAGGCCGATATACCTATGGTGGTCAGGGAGATCCTGGGTGAAATATATAGGGAGCCTAGTGATTTGAAGAGGGCTGTTATAGAGTTAAGTAAAGCCGTAATGGCTGTGGATGATGTTAAAGAGAATCTTTATGATTATTTTGCCGGTCTTTTTGGCATCGATGATGAGACGCTGAAGAAGGAGTTCGAGGATTTACTTAGGAATAGGTTAGAGACTTGGAGGAAAAGGATTGAGCAGGCCTTGTCTTCTGCTATTATGGCATGGCTGAGGCCTGCGTTTGTTGGGTTTAGGGATGTGAGGAATAATAGGTTTAATAGGCTTGATGATTTTATCCGCGATTTAAGTAAGAGTAAGAGGGATGATGAGGGTAAGCTTGTGGAGCAGTTATTTGAGAGTGGTATAATTTCGTGGAATTCCTTTGTGAAGTTAGGCGATCTTTGGAGTATGTATCTCAATAATGATGGTTTTCCTGCGATTCCTATTTCGTTTAATGAGTTTGTGAGGCTTGTGAAGGATTATTGTGATGGAGGTTGTAATTGTATTTATGAGGTTGGTGATAGAGTTCACTGGCTTTCGGAGGATGGTTGTGATAAGACGATACTTAGTAGGGGGGATGTTAGGAATGTGGGTTTAGTGCCTGTTATTGCTGGTAAGAGGGTTAATGAGTGGGCTATAGAGAGATATTTAAATCAATTAGCACAGGAGCGTGATAAGAGGTATGTAATTGTTTATAAAAAGCCGACAGGTGAGGAAGTTAGGAGGTCAGTTTATGATTTATTAGTATATCGTGATGATTGGATTTACCTTAAGGATGGGCGTATCGAGGTAGAAAGGGGGCTTGGTAAGCAGATTGCTGTGCTTGTTGATAACATTCCCACCGCGGTCGTGGAGAGACAACCTGATTCGGATATTAATGTGGTTGTGGAGACTGATGCTAATATTGATTCGGTGATTTATAAGATTAATAATGTGGAGAAGAAACTAGAGGTTAATGGGCGTACCGCCAGTTTCAAGGTAAAGGTGCCCAGGGAGCCTGGTAGGTATGATTTAAATTTAGATATTATCTTTAAGGATGGTTCTAGAGATAGTCGTGCGATTATTGTTAATGTTAAGGGTAAGTGTAGAAAGTTGGAGACTGTTTATAGATTAAGTCAGGGCGATTTGATTAAGTCTATTCAAGTTAATAATACGGGGGTTGCAGATGATCTTGTGAATTATTTATTGAGAAGGAACATAGCCTTCACCATTCGTTTAAGTACGAAAAAAGAAGAGCCTAATGAGGAATTGTCCCTGAGTGCTAGGTTCGTTATTAAGGATAGGAATAGTGGTGATAAGGTGGTTCGTTTATTAAGGGCTGTTGGGTCCGTGAACCCCTTGATAGATGGTGTATTTGAGTTTGATAATGCAATTGAGGTTGATAGCGATATGGTGATGTGGTTTAAGAATAGGAGTGGAATTGTATTTAAGGTTGAAAGGGAGACTGAGTGTTAG
- a CDS encoding SNF2-related protein, with protein MPSLVEILRDAKKDLYKHQLDFVSDIILLPNIKVLLADDVGLGKTIQALLLTRVLMDLERVNTVLIIVPRAVFSQWSEELENFGIEYYPIESENFPIGHRVYLITLDRAKLTNYLEKLSKLNWDLVVIDEAHKLRLDTQRVNIANLCREARNCLLLTATPHTGDETDYNFLKGLVNGFVIRREKKDVEEYEGRKIFPRLQYWVVQVNAPPVEARALNRILSILDSKENIENIVKVVVKKRAMSSPISFLTTLTKVMGGSCTQDLLEEGELDTCLGNVSGLKELREMIEEYAKLPDTKLEALKKLLFEMKGLERKKVLIFTEYATTAEYLFHKLYEYLSGRFGGCRIYDAGEGFVRADCGSVGLMYATSKARGRIDVNIEAFNLAKSHEVAIFISTDIMSEGVNLQSYNVLINYEVVWSPTKHVQRIGRIWRFGQSADSVVVIDMVLRTGLDRDEYSYYMYLMEKLYEISMEALTPQSYGEYSIYKFDEGRIEKILEIGSSVYLDEYKVFNDVVDRRLDELRRKIKEILARKEELRWKPKSLVDEGLRVKLGYPPENKPEAGSGYYQVELRYMLNGTLLNKEELLIRLPTPLSKSREVPEVVLREIEVPWDNVEVEVGDVKEDEKSEVARRVYIDVIDPIKKYMEFLKKYVPLNNVDLKIGLIRRAIVKQGEGITLVTGDFESLVQREIRISKSRAKVELEAVKCAKKILNKDGYIIVEDYSSMPRPFDLVVSRNGVLYTVEVKGKRVERANEPISFTVNEIDWASKFPNRHIVCIAYVDDYGCKETECMTFEEFQRRWILETVRGIEYKFNARRKEN; from the coding sequence ATGCCTTCGTTGGTTGAAATACTTAGGGATGCTAAGAAGGATTTGTATAAGCATCAATTGGATTTTGTTTCTGATATTATTTTGCTTCCTAACATTAAGGTGCTTTTGGCGGATGATGTTGGTTTAGGTAAGACTATACAGGCTTTACTTTTGACAAGAGTTCTTATGGACTTGGAGAGGGTTAATACGGTGTTAATTATTGTACCTCGTGCTGTGTTTAGTCAATGGTCCGAGGAATTGGAGAACTTTGGGATTGAGTATTATCCCATTGAGTCTGAGAATTTTCCCATTGGACATAGGGTCTATTTGATTACATTGGATAGGGCTAAATTAACGAATTACTTGGAAAAGCTTTCTAAGTTAAATTGGGACTTGGTGGTTATTGATGAGGCGCATAAGTTAAGGCTTGATACACAAAGAGTAAATATTGCAAACCTGTGTAGAGAGGCTAGGAATTGCTTGCTTTTAACGGCAACGCCTCACACGGGTGATGAGACGGATTATAATTTCCTGAAGGGTTTGGTTAATGGTTTTGTTATTAGGAGGGAGAAGAAGGATGTTGAGGAGTATGAGGGGAGGAAGATATTTCCTCGTCTTCAGTATTGGGTTGTTCAGGTTAATGCACCACCTGTTGAGGCTAGGGCGTTAAATAGAATATTGAGTATATTGGATAGTAAGGAGAATATCGAGAATATAGTTAAGGTTGTTGTGAAGAAGAGGGCTATGTCGAGTCCTATTTCGTTCCTGACAACATTAACTAAGGTCATGGGCGGTTCCTGCACTCAGGATTTACTTGAGGAGGGAGAGCTTGATACATGTCTTGGTAATGTGTCTGGGCTTAAGGAATTGAGGGAGATGATTGAAGAGTACGCGAAGCTTCCTGATACCAAGCTTGAGGCATTGAAGAAGTTATTGTTTGAGATGAAGGGGTTAGAGAGAAAGAAGGTTCTTATTTTTACAGAGTACGCAACAACAGCCGAGTACTTATTTCATAAATTATATGAGTATTTATCTGGTAGGTTTGGTGGTTGTAGGATTTATGATGCTGGTGAGGGGTTTGTTAGGGCGGATTGCGGTAGTGTTGGTTTGATGTACGCTACATCTAAGGCCAGGGGAAGGATTGATGTTAATATTGAGGCTTTTAACTTGGCGAAGTCGCATGAGGTGGCGATTTTCATATCAACTGATATAATGTCGGAGGGTGTTAATTTGCAGTCTTATAATGTGCTGATTAATTATGAGGTTGTTTGGAGCCCCACTAAGCATGTGCAGCGTATTGGTAGGATTTGGCGTTTTGGTCAGTCAGCTGATTCTGTGGTTGTGATTGATATGGTGTTGAGAACTGGCTTGGATAGGGATGAGTATTCCTATTACATGTACCTTATGGAAAAGCTTTATGAGATATCTATGGAGGCTCTTACGCCTCAGAGTTATGGTGAGTATTCCATTTATAAGTTTGATGAGGGTAGGATTGAGAAGATACTAGAGATTGGTTCATCAGTTTACCTAGATGAGTATAAGGTATTCAATGATGTAGTGGATAGGAGGCTAGATGAACTTAGGCGCAAAATAAAGGAGATATTAGCAAGGAAGGAGGAGCTTAGGTGGAAGCCCAAGTCGTTGGTGGATGAGGGACTTAGGGTTAAACTAGGTTATCCACCGGAGAATAAACCTGAGGCGGGTAGTGGTTATTACCAGGTTGAACTAAGGTACATGCTAAATGGTACTCTGCTTAATAAAGAGGAATTATTAATTAGGTTGCCCACGCCATTGAGTAAGAGTCGTGAGGTGCCGGAGGTTGTTCTCAGGGAGATAGAGGTGCCTTGGGATAATGTAGAGGTTGAGGTTGGTGATGTTAAGGAAGATGAGAAAAGTGAGGTGGCACGTAGGGTATATATAGATGTGATAGACCCAATTAAGAAGTACATGGAATTCTTAAAGAAGTACGTACCATTAAATAATGTAGATCTTAAAATAGGCCTAATTAGAAGAGCAATTGTTAAACAGGGAGAAGGAATTACCTTAGTAACAGGTGATTTTGAAAGTCTAGTACAGAGAGAGATAAGAATCAGTAAAAGTAGGGCCAAGGTAGAACTTGAGGCTGTGAAGTGCGCCAAGAAGATATTAAATAAAGATGGATATATTATTGTGGAGGATTATTCCAGTATGCCGAGGCCCTTTGACTTAGTGGTTAGTAGGAATGGGGTTTTGTATACCGTTGAGGTGAAGGGTAAGCGTGTGGAGAGGGCCAACGAGCCAATATCCTTCACGGTAAATGAAATAGATTGGGCCTCAAAATTCCCAAATAGGCATATAGTATGTATAGCGTATGTGGATGATTATGGATGTAAGGAAACGGAGTGTATGACTTTCGAGGAGTTTCAAAGGCGGTGGATTCTAGAGACGGTAAGAGGAATAGAGTATAAGTTCAATGCGAGAAGGAAGGAGAATTGA
- a CDS encoding DUF1156 domain-containing protein has translation MTNNAQHQQGNTLIESSFPISEINKYAEAEKGPGRPPHWEMVFWWTRKPLSASRAVIAAALLPSTAYTNKEQFLTDLFPCRRDSKKTVHNCNPSPRLIERLRGKKLLDPFAGFGSIPLEALRLGMDVTAVELLPTAYVFLKAVLEYPKQWGKHAKTISTKEAKELGFKDTTIPLLAYDVAKWGKWITEQLKNDLDIKELYDEDVAVYIGTWEIKCPVCGRHTPLIGNWWLARVKSGGKNYERLAWMEWHNGTVSVMDLNKELKTSVINAEVKTRGEEGEGGLVKLRDGKTYTVPQPNIRARNETAQCLFCKAEINHRVVNGKVVKPLRKKEGDWYVKWALKQWNENYEKYLKGEITLNELRNSPAKPTLLVKVKVKNDNLEFEPASKEDNEKLWKALEKIKQLWGDPDIPIEELWKYTASGGGALSIWIWGFNKFYKLFNPRQLLTLVKLVKLIREAGKKVEEEKLREGWNKEDAFKYAEAVTTYLAIWLIDFVRYDSLVTLWDATYWGLLKVKQSFSMRGLAMMWNWSEFEPALGIMTFLPYTIDGLSYLTQAVSASPGRVRVLLDDATTLSKLGDEKFDVVVTDPPYADDVPYTELSDFYYVWLKRALSDVGEGRLLPRFLQEAFFDEFGEEITTQWQFFARREVSENEGRRKFFGSEPFDVLLARAFSNILRFLNPNGLLVTYYVAKKPEAWEAFIKALWELNELELVVAYPVATESEESVTARGKASVLGGYVSVWRRGIRGEPLDLDANVADAVAEIANRLKHYLDVSGAEGYTAWVYTYLSALSYLTRYTSVVSRGIKLDSRGIINEAVNLAFQALLRRIGMGSLDLVGKAYLALRVVENERGMVDSDVISHVERAVGLNDADLIKFGLIKPTETGSANVAKRKVFEVLAPRSDTVDELRRVYSYQQGRSHVLDCFRQLQLNAVVHAPVTCSPVYRDDAIALAKALVELARVGLLDEDDPDVKIARVILGAEWWQ, from the coding sequence ATGACCAACAATGCTCAACACCAACAAGGCAACACGCTGATCGAATCCTCATTCCCCATCAGCGAAATCAACAAATACGCAGAGGCAGAAAAGGGCCCCGGTAGGCCCCCTCATTGGGAAATGGTCTTCTGGTGGACCAGGAAGCCCCTAAGCGCCTCCCGTGCCGTCATAGCAGCCGCACTACTCCCCAGTACCGCATACACTAACAAGGAGCAATTCCTCACAGACCTATTCCCATGCCGTAGGGACAGTAAAAAGACCGTGCATAATTGCAATCCATCACCAAGACTCATAGAGAGGCTGAGGGGTAAGAAACTCCTCGACCCATTCGCAGGCTTCGGCTCCATACCACTCGAAGCCCTCAGACTAGGCATGGACGTAACCGCAGTGGAACTACTACCAACAGCCTATGTATTCCTAAAAGCAGTCCTGGAGTACCCCAAGCAATGGGGCAAACACGCAAAGACAATAAGCACCAAGGAAGCCAAGGAACTAGGATTCAAAGACACCACAATCCCCCTACTCGCCTACGACGTAGCCAAATGGGGCAAGTGGATCACAGAACAATTAAAGAACGACCTAGACATTAAAGAGCTATACGACGAAGACGTCGCAGTCTACATAGGCACATGGGAAATCAAATGCCCAGTCTGCGGAAGACACACACCACTGATTGGAAACTGGTGGCTAGCAAGGGTGAAAAGTGGCGGTAAAAATTACGAGAGACTAGCATGGATGGAGTGGCATAATGGCACTGTATCCGTGATGGACTTAAATAAGGAATTAAAGACCTCAGTAATAAACGCTGAGGTTAAGACAAGGGGTGAGGAAGGGGAGGGCGGCCTAGTTAAATTAAGGGATGGGAAAACATACACAGTACCGCAACCGAACATAAGGGCTAGAAACGAAACGGCACAATGTCTCTTTTGTAAGGCCGAGATAAACCACAGGGTAGTGAACGGCAAGGTGGTGAAGCCGTTGAGGAAGAAAGAGGGTGACTGGTACGTGAAGTGGGCGCTGAAACAATGGAACGAGAACTACGAGAAATACCTAAAAGGCGAAATAACACTAAACGAACTAAGAAACTCACCAGCAAAACCCACACTACTAGTCAAGGTTAAAGTAAAAAACGACAACTTAGAATTCGAACCAGCGAGCAAGGAGGACAATGAGAAACTATGGAAGGCACTGGAGAAAATCAAACAATTGTGGGGAGACCCAGACATACCAATAGAGGAGTTATGGAAATACACAGCCAGCGGAGGAGGAGCACTAAGCATTTGGATATGGGGCTTTAATAAATTCTATAAGCTCTTTAACCCGCGCCAACTCCTAACCCTAGTCAAGCTCGTCAAGCTAATACGTGAGGCTGGCAAGAAGGTTGAGGAGGAGAAACTGAGAGAGGGATGGAACAAGGAAGATGCGTTCAAGTACGCAGAGGCAGTGACGACATACCTAGCAATATGGCTTATTGATTTTGTACGATATGACTCACTGGTTACTCTTTGGGATGCCACATATTGGGGATTGTTAAAAGTTAAACAATCATTTTCAATGCGAGGGCTCGCAATGATGTGGAACTGGTCTGAATTTGAACCAGCTTTAGGAATTATGACTTTTCTACCATATACAATTGATGGTTTGTCGTACCTTACTCAAGCAGTTTCAGCAAGCCCTGGCAGAGTCAGGGTCTTGCTCGATGACGCAACGACGTTAAGCAAGTTGGGAGATGAGAAATTTGACGTAGTTGTCACCGACCCGCCCTACGCTGACGACGTGCCTTACACGGAACTCAGTGACTTCTACTATGTGTGGCTTAAGAGGGCGTTGAGTGATGTTGGTGAGGGTAGGCTTCTGCCTAGGTTTTTGCAAGAGGCCTTCTTTGATGAGTTTGGTGAAGAGATTACTACGCAGTGGCAGTTCTTTGCCAGGAGGGAGGTCTCCGAGAATGAAGGTAGACGTAAGTTCTTTGGTAGTGAGCCGTTTGATGTGCTTTTGGCTAGGGCTTTCTCTAATATACTCAGGTTCCTTAATCCCAATGGTTTATTAGTCACATACTATGTTGCTAAGAAGCCTGAGGCTTGGGAGGCATTTATAAAGGCTCTCTGGGAGTTGAATGAGCTTGAGTTGGTCGTGGCTTATCCGGTGGCCACTGAGAGTGAGGAGAGTGTTACGGCTAGGGGTAAGGCTTCAGTTTTAGGTGGCTATGTTTCCGTTTGGAGGAGGGGGATTCGTGGGGAGCCCCTTGACCTGGATGCTAATGTTGCTGATGCTGTTGCTGAGATTGCGAATAGGTTGAAACATTACCTTGATGTTAGTGGTGCCGAGGGTTACACTGCCTGGGTTTATACTTACTTATCAGCCCTGAGTTACCTGACTAGGTATACTTCCGTGGTTAGTAGGGGTATTAAATTAGATTCACGTGGTATTATTAATGAGGCTGTTAATCTAGCTTTTCAGGCGCTTTTGAGGAGGATTGGTATGGGGTCTTTGGATTTGGTTGGTAAAGCTTATTTGGCACTTAGGGTGGTTGAGAATGAGAGGGGTATGGTGGATAGTGATGTTATTTCTCATGTTGAGAGGGCCGTGGGCTTGAACGATGCTGATTTGATTAAGTTTGGGTTGATTAAGCCCACTGAGACTGGTAGTGCCAATGTTGCTAAGAGGAAGGTCTTTGAGGTGTTGGCACCTAGGAGTGATACCGTTGATGAGTTAAGGAGGGTTTACTCGTATCAGCAGGGTAGGTCTCACGTGCTGGATTGTTTTAGGCAACTTCAGTTAAACGCTGTGGTGCATGCCCCCGTGACTTGTTCACCGGTGTATAGGGATGATGCGATTGCGCTTGCTAAGGCCCTTGTGGAGTTGGCAAGGGTTGGGTTGCTTGATGAGGACGACCCGGATGTTAAGATTGCCAGGGTTATCCTGGGTGCGGAGTGGTGGCAATGA
- a CDS encoding aspartyl protease family protein, with amino-acid sequence MGLVYIDATVKNEGKEVPVKLLVDSGSTYTVLKKEIWEYLGLKPMGEVKLILADGTVIRRKTSEAVIELKGYGERHSPVILGESEDENLLGTVTLEIFGLILDPLRREIRPARLLMK; translated from the coding sequence ATGGGCCTAGTATACATTGATGCCACGGTAAAGAACGAGGGAAAGGAAGTACCAGTCAAACTACTAGTGGACTCGGGATCCACATACACAGTACTCAAGAAGGAAATCTGGGAATACCTAGGACTAAAACCCATGGGCGAAGTGAAGCTAATCCTCGCAGACGGCACGGTAATAAGGAGGAAAACATCAGAGGCAGTGATCGAGTTAAAGGGCTACGGCGAAAGACACAGCCCAGTCATACTCGGCGAAAGCGAAGACGAAAACCTACTGGGCACAGTAACCCTGGAAATATTCGGACTAATACTGGACCCACTAAGGAGAGAAATCAGACCAGCAAGACTACTCATGAAATAA
- a CDS encoding class II glutamine amidotransferase, with amino-acid sequence MCRMAVAIVRGDPVRFVPGIVDSLVKAASNDPYGDALYGERQHRDGWGFLLLGFGGSRRVVYYRSLRPIFEDSATEVVAQALSGLDAGSTVVLMIHARAASTNTPINIPSTHPVMYVTRAGSELYMIHNGSFMKDLIVRELGVDGGFASRFNDTYIANMALAQRLGVDDVDRDALSWLLGRVKTGANLGLALVGGQFVNVVVGSYYRLLGDGKDGVRSTYYKFYRCSVPGGVLYASSTVIDYYRPQFVGDCWVLGNGEYHSYRVDFRGEFTEPMVWRFT; translated from the coding sequence ATGTGTAGGATGGCAGTGGCCATTGTTAGGGGTGACCCTGTGAGGTTTGTGCCGGGTATTGTGGATAGCCTCGTTAAGGCTGCCTCGAATGATCCATACGGTGATGCGCTCTATGGTGAGAGGCAGCATAGGGATGGTTGGGGTTTCCTACTGCTGGGTTTTGGGGGTTCCAGGAGGGTTGTTTATTATAGGAGTTTGAGGCCCATCTTTGAGGATTCTGCAACCGAGGTTGTGGCTCAAGCCCTCTCTGGTCTTGATGCTGGCTCAACCGTGGTCCTCATGATACACGCCAGGGCGGCTAGTACGAATACGCCCATTAACATACCCTCGACCCACCCAGTGATGTACGTGACCAGGGCTGGTTCTGAGTTGTACATGATTCATAATGGTTCCTTTATGAAGGATTTGATTGTCCGTGAGTTGGGTGTTGATGGTGGTTTTGCCTCTAGGTTTAATGATACCTACATAGCCAACATGGCCCTTGCCCAGAGGTTGGGTGTTGATGATGTTGATCGTGATGCCCTGTCCTGGCTCCTGGGTAGGGTTAAGACTGGGGCTAACCTTGGACTTGCGCTGGTGGGTGGGCAGTTTGTTAATGTGGTTGTGGGTAGTTACTACAGGTTGTTGGGTGATGGTAAGGATGGCGTCAGGAGCACGTACTACAAGTTCTACAGGTGCTCCGTACCGGGTGGTGTGCTTTACGCCTCATCAACCGTCATTGATTATTACAGGCCGCAGTTCGTGGGTGATTGCTGGGTTCTTGGTAATGGTGAGTACCATAGTTATAGGGTTGATTTTAGGGGTGAATTCACGGAGCCAATGGTCTGGAGGTTTACCTAA
- a CDS encoding cupin domain-containing protein: MVEYKVIQDVVNVPQEPLGVRGAVGVFTQWLVSKADGSVRYAVRRQVVRPGGRAPLHRHAYAETFIFISGVGRMRVGDGEFDVGPGMVVFVNSNTPHALVNTGSVDLVVFTVISYEDDMSITVLE; the protein is encoded by the coding sequence ATGGTTGAGTATAAGGTTATTCAGGATGTGGTTAATGTCCCGCAGGAGCCCCTGGGTGTTAGGGGTGCTGTTGGTGTGTTTACGCAGTGGTTGGTTAGTAAGGCTGATGGTTCTGTTAGGTATGCTGTTAGGAGGCAGGTGGTTAGGCCTGGGGGTAGGGCCCCGCTTCATAGGCATGCCTATGCCGAGACCTTCATCTTCATTAGTGGTGTTGGTAGGATGAGGGTTGGTGATGGGGAGTTTGATGTGGGGCCTGGCATGGTTGTTTTTGTGAATTCCAATACACCGCATGCTTTGGTTAATACTGGGTCTGTGGATTTGGTGGTTTTTACCGTGATTTCCTACGAGGATGACATGAGCATTACCGTGCTTGAGTAA